One window from the genome of Methyloradius palustris encodes:
- the nikB gene encoding nickel ABC transporter permease has product MAKRLLALIPVVFGILLLTFLLVHLVPGDPVDVMLGDSAASTDRAQLRAELGLDKSLPVQFISYIGHLAQGDFGRSIHTQASISSMLVERIPRTAELAIVALLIAMAIGLPLGIFAALKAGKWLDHSASVLSLSLSAMPHFWLGPLLMLVFALWLGWLPVSGMEHASSIVLPAMTLGFGLAAILTRMTRASLLEVLNEDFVRTARAKGLSEQAVIVHHALRAALLPIITVLGLQLGSLLAGAVITETVFGWDGIGRLLVESIEKRDYPVTQACVLVIALSYVLINLATDLLYAKLDPRLRFAS; this is encoded by the coding sequence CTGGCCAAACGTCTTTTAGCACTTATTCCCGTAGTTTTCGGCATATTGCTACTCACTTTCTTGCTCGTGCATCTGGTGCCCGGCGACCCAGTAGATGTCATGCTGGGTGACTCTGCGGCATCAACTGATCGTGCGCAATTGCGTGCTGAGCTAGGCTTGGATAAATCCCTGCCTGTGCAATTCATCAGCTATATCGGTCATCTGGCACAGGGCGATTTTGGGCGCTCTATCCATACACAAGCTTCAATTTCAAGCATGTTGGTTGAGCGTATTCCCCGTACAGCAGAGCTGGCGATAGTGGCGTTATTGATTGCCATGGCGATTGGCCTGCCGCTTGGCATCTTCGCAGCGCTTAAGGCTGGTAAATGGTTGGACCACAGCGCCAGCGTATTGAGCTTATCGCTCTCTGCCATGCCACATTTTTGGCTGGGGCCATTACTCATGCTGGTGTTTGCATTGTGGCTAGGTTGGCTACCAGTGAGCGGTATGGAGCATGCGAGCTCAATTGTATTGCCTGCCATGACTTTGGGTTTTGGGCTTGCTGCGATCCTCACTCGCATGACGCGCGCAAGCTTGCTTGAAGTGCTGAATGAAGATTTTGTGCGTACGGCGCGCGCCAAAGGCTTGAGTGAACAAGCGGTGATTGTGCACCATGCGCTGCGTGCCGCATTATTGCCGATTATCACAGTGCTTGGCTTACAGCTTGGCAGCTTGCTGGCAGGTGCCGTGATTACCGAAACAGTATTTGGTTGGGATGGCATAGGCCGCTTGTTGGTGGAATCGATTGAAAAACGCGATTACCCCGTTACCCAAGCCTGTGTGTTGGTGATTGCCCTGAGTTATGTGCTGATTAATCTGGCGACAGACTTGTTGTATGCAAAGCTAGACCCTAGATTGCGATTTGCATCATGA
- a CDS encoding LysR family transcriptional regulator — MNIKLSIEALEVLDAIDRKGSFAAAAESLFRVPSAITYTIRQLEEDLGVVLFDRSGHRAKLTDAGTELLREGRFLLRAADELQARVKRVATGIETDISIAVTDLFRVEALYPTLEKFYEQGFGTRVKVIREVFGGAWDALTTGRADIAIGAPDDGPSGGGYSTHLIGSLEFSFAVAKHHPLANLPEPLTNQQIIQYRSVSAADSSRNLPPRSAGILNGQDVLTLMDMQSKVMAQIYGLGVGYLPKPLADKHVATGELVIKKVAETKSSGNFYLAWPTCNGKALTWLIKEFSKLTLEELII; from the coding sequence ATGAACATAAAACTATCAATAGAAGCACTTGAGGTATTGGATGCCATTGATCGCAAAGGCAGCTTTGCTGCCGCGGCAGAATCGCTGTTTCGTGTCCCTTCTGCCATCACCTATACCATCCGCCAGCTGGAAGAAGATTTGGGCGTTGTACTGTTTGACCGCAGTGGTCACCGCGCCAAGCTGACGGATGCAGGCACGGAGCTATTACGTGAAGGCCGTTTCTTATTACGCGCCGCAGACGAATTGCAGGCGCGCGTCAAACGCGTAGCGACAGGCATCGAAACTGACATCAGTATTGCCGTGACTGATTTGTTCAGGGTAGAAGCGCTTTACCCAACCCTGGAAAAATTCTACGAGCAAGGCTTCGGCACCCGCGTGAAAGTGATACGAGAAGTATTTGGTGGCGCCTGGGATGCCCTCACTACAGGGCGTGCGGATATTGCCATTGGCGCGCCGGATGACGGCCCTTCTGGCGGCGGCTACTCCACCCACCTGATTGGCAGCCTGGAATTCAGCTTTGCTGTGGCCAAGCATCATCCACTTGCAAATCTGCCTGAACCGCTGACCAATCAACAAATTATTCAATATCGCTCAGTGTCTGCCGCCGATAGTTCGCGCAACCTGCCTCCGCGTTCTGCTGGCATATTGAACGGGCAAGATGTACTCACGCTGATGGACATGCAAAGTAAAGTAATGGCGCAAATCTACGGCCTGGGTGTTGGTTATCTGCCAAAACCTCTGGCAGACAAGCATGTTGCGACTGGTGAGCTAGTGATCAAAAAAGTGGCTGAAACAAAATCATCAGGCAACTTTTACCTGGCATGGCCTACATGTAATGGCAAGGCGCTGACTTGGCTAATCAAAGAGTTTTCTAAACTTACTCTGGAAGAGCTAATCATTTAG
- a CDS encoding transglutaminase TgpA family protein: protein MAQIKSTHNPGNHDLYWLIASFASVLALHVAYLHNWVSLVMAGFAGWRLMVARNGWVMPRLAILIPITLAAAIGIAVSYHGLFGRDASVALFAIMLSLKLMETHTQRDYIIVIFLGYFLAANAFLFNQSIAMGIFMAVPITLLTATLVGVNHPNGALDWRFKAKTASMLLTQALPLMLIFFVLFPRLPQPLWGVPQDAYSGMTGLSDNMALGNISKLSLSGATAFRVEFQGKPPAKNQLYWRGPVLTTYDGRTWRINSYSINGIGINNIQKDQLPEGLVTTGTVSKYTVTLEPHNKQWLLMLDMPTAIPPEAMITAELQVISKEPVRTRMRYEASSSFNYTLQAAGLSEREQRIDLQLPKNRNPKTLALAESWKNQSPENIVNTALKMYREEPFVYTLSPPPLGENAMDDFLFTTRRGFCEHYSSSFVYLMRAAGVPARVVTGYLGGEINPNDNYMIVRQSDAHAWAEVWLQNRGWVRIDPTGAVSPDRIELGVAESVNDSEALPLLSRRDYPLLRKLYLQWDAVNNGWNQWVLGYNQDRQLQLLRYLTGNNFSWQDLVIALFALVTASLLALSYFLLRSQKIRRDAIQKIYDQFLNKLSKAGLTRYKQEGPVDFSSRAVRRLPAQAKLIVQITDAYTQLRYASKISPAAIKAFKELVNSL, encoded by the coding sequence ATGGCGCAGATCAAGTCCACACACAACCCTGGCAATCACGACCTGTATTGGTTGATCGCTTCATTTGCCTCGGTGCTTGCATTGCACGTAGCGTATCTGCATAACTGGGTATCGCTCGTTATGGCAGGGTTTGCTGGCTGGCGCCTGATGGTGGCAAGAAATGGCTGGGTGATGCCTCGCCTTGCGATCCTGATTCCAATCACGCTTGCTGCAGCCATTGGAATTGCCGTCAGCTACCACGGCCTGTTTGGGCGAGATGCCAGCGTTGCATTATTTGCCATCATGCTGTCACTCAAGTTGATGGAAACGCATACACAGCGTGATTACATCATCGTGATTTTCCTGGGTTATTTTCTGGCTGCGAATGCCTTTCTGTTCAACCAATCCATCGCCATGGGCATATTCATGGCTGTGCCAATTACATTACTCACCGCCACCTTGGTCGGTGTTAACCACCCCAATGGCGCACTAGATTGGCGATTCAAGGCCAAAACTGCGAGCATGTTATTAACGCAAGCGCTGCCATTGATGTTGATATTCTTTGTACTGTTCCCCCGCCTGCCACAGCCTTTGTGGGGCGTACCGCAAGATGCATACAGCGGCATGACTGGCCTCTCTGACAACATGGCGCTAGGTAATATCAGCAAGTTGAGTTTGTCAGGAGCGACCGCTTTTCGTGTTGAGTTTCAAGGCAAGCCACCGGCCAAGAACCAGCTCTACTGGCGTGGCCCTGTCCTTACCACCTACGATGGCCGTACTTGGCGGATTAACTCATATAGCATCAATGGTATTGGCATCAACAATATCCAGAAAGACCAGTTACCAGAAGGCTTGGTTACAACCGGCACCGTAAGCAAATACACCGTTACGCTCGAGCCGCACAATAAACAGTGGCTATTGATGCTGGATATGCCAACGGCTATTCCGCCAGAAGCCATGATCACCGCTGAGCTACAAGTGATCTCCAAAGAACCGGTGCGCACCCGCATGCGTTATGAGGCAAGCTCTAGCTTCAATTACACTTTGCAAGCAGCTGGGCTGAGTGAGCGTGAACAAAGAATCGACCTGCAGCTACCAAAAAACAGAAACCCCAAAACGCTAGCACTTGCCGAAAGCTGGAAAAACCAATCGCCAGAAAATATCGTCAACACAGCGCTCAAGATGTACCGTGAAGAGCCTTTTGTCTATACGCTGAGTCCGCCGCCACTTGGCGAAAATGCGATGGATGATTTTCTCTTTACCACACGTCGCGGCTTTTGCGAACACTATTCAAGCAGCTTTGTTTACCTGATGCGTGCCGCAGGTGTGCCAGCACGGGTAGTCACTGGTTACCTGGGTGGCGAAATCAACCCGAATGATAATTACATGATCGTCCGTCAATCTGATGCACACGCCTGGGCTGAAGTCTGGCTACAAAATCGTGGTTGGGTGAGAATTGACCCAACAGGGGCCGTATCGCCCGACCGCATAGAATTGGGCGTGGCTGAATCAGTCAATGACAGTGAAGCATTGCCCCTGTTATCTCGGCGAGATTACCCGCTCTTACGCAAACTTTACCTGCAATGGGATGCCGTCAATAATGGCTGGAACCAATGGGTTCTGGGTTATAACCAGGATAGGCAATTGCAATTACTGCGCTACCTGACTGGCAATAATTTCTCCTGGCAAGATTTGGTGATTGCGCTGTTTGCGCTAGTGACGGCTTCGCTACTTGCACTAAGCTATTTTCTTTTGCGGAGTCAAAAAATCAGGCGAGATGCCATCCAGAAGATTTATGACCAGTTTCTAAACAAACTCAGCAAAGCTGGTTTAACACGCTATAAACAAGAAGGACCTGTAGATTTCTCAAGCCGTGCTGTACGCCGCTTGCCTGCCCAGGCTAAGCTGATTGTGCAAATAACAGATGCCTATACACAATTGCGTTATGCCAGCAAAATAAGCCCTGCCGCCATCAAGGCATTTAAAGAACTGGTAAATAGCTTGTGA
- a CDS encoding Bax inhibitor-1/YccA family protein, producing the protein MDNNYQVLGRNTEVLSDSANKVLRNTYALLGMTMIPTVIGAFIGVSLDLSLFAQHPIMAVVGMLVISFGLIMGIKANSNSSVGVVLLLAFTLFMGVMLGPILQVALHLRNGAQLIGMAAGGTGIIFLTLAGIATTTKKDFSFMGKFLMVGIIMLIVASLANMFFQIPAFQLALSGVGVLLFSGFILYDVSRIVNGGETNYIMATLNIYLDIYNLFVNLLQILMAVFGDRD; encoded by the coding sequence ATGGACAATAACTATCAGGTATTAGGTCGTAATACAGAAGTACTTTCAGACAGTGCAAACAAGGTGTTGCGCAATACCTACGCCTTGCTTGGTATGACGATGATTCCAACCGTCATTGGTGCATTTATTGGCGTTAGCTTGGATTTGAGTCTTTTTGCGCAGCATCCAATTATGGCAGTGGTCGGCATGTTGGTGATCAGCTTCGGCTTGATCATGGGTATTAAAGCTAATAGCAACAGCAGCGTTGGTGTAGTACTACTTTTGGCCTTCACTTTATTCATGGGTGTGATGTTAGGCCCAATCCTGCAAGTAGCCTTGCATCTACGTAACGGCGCTCAATTAATCGGTATGGCCGCTGGCGGTACAGGGATTATCTTTTTAACCTTGGCTGGTATTGCTACCACAACCAAAAAAGACTTTAGCTTTATGGGCAAGTTCTTGATGGTTGGCATCATCATGCTGATCGTTGCTTCACTGGCTAATATGTTCTTCCAGATTCCAGCTTTTCAATTAGCTTTGTCTGGTGTAGGTGTTCTGTTGTTCTCAGGTTTCATTTTGTATGACGTAAGCCGCATTGTGAACGGTGGCGAGACCAACTACATCATGGCAACATTGAATATCTATCTGGATATCTACAATCTGTTTGTTAATTTATTGCAAATCCTGATGGCTGTTTTTGGTGATCGTGATTAA
- the nagZ gene encoding beta-N-acetylhexosaminidase, with protein MSLGPVMLDVVGTELSADDIRRLQHPLVGGVILFARNYTSPAQLKALTASIHVVRQPPLLIAVDHEGGRVQRFKEGFTRIPPMREFGKIWDKSPKRAKQLAEEAGWILAAELRAHGVDFSFTPVLDMDYGESQVIGNRAFHKNPQAISELAFALMQGLKRGGMAAVGKHFPGHGFVVADSHVAIPIDERSFDEIAQADLQSFRQMIDDGLPAIMPAHVIYPKVDSKPAGFSERWLQKVLRQRLEFNGVIFSDDLSMEGAVVAGNVTERALAALNAGCDMVLLCNRPDLADELLQNLKWDISGQSLARLARMHGRRDLDHAVVPDMVALRESAEFTQAVHEVGQVGLSEADLFKA; from the coding sequence ATGTCACTTGGTCCTGTCATGTTGGACGTAGTCGGCACTGAACTCAGTGCTGATGATATTCGCCGTTTGCAACATCCATTAGTGGGCGGCGTGATTTTGTTTGCGCGCAATTATACATCCCCCGCACAATTGAAGGCGCTGACAGCCAGTATCCATGTGGTTCGCCAGCCACCCTTGTTGATTGCGGTAGATCACGAAGGTGGTCGTGTGCAGCGTTTTAAAGAGGGCTTCACACGTATTCCGCCGATGCGCGAATTCGGCAAGATTTGGGATAAATCGCCTAAACGCGCCAAGCAGCTGGCTGAAGAGGCAGGCTGGATACTCGCCGCTGAACTGCGCGCGCACGGTGTTGATTTCAGTTTTACGCCCGTGCTCGATATGGATTACGGCGAAAGCCAGGTGATTGGTAATCGCGCCTTCCATAAGAATCCGCAAGCTATCAGCGAGCTAGCGTTTGCGTTGATGCAAGGCCTGAAGCGCGGGGGCATGGCGGCAGTTGGCAAACATTTTCCTGGGCACGGCTTTGTGGTGGCTGATTCGCACGTGGCGATTCCTATTGATGAGCGTAGCTTTGATGAGATCGCCCAAGCCGATTTGCAGTCTTTCCGTCAGATGATAGACGACGGCTTGCCAGCCATCATGCCTGCTCATGTAATCTACCCAAAAGTGGATAGCAAGCCCGCGGGCTTCTCAGAGCGCTGGTTGCAGAAAGTGCTGCGCCAGCGCCTTGAATTCAATGGCGTGATTTTCAGCGATGACCTTTCGATGGAAGGCGCAGTGGTGGCAGGTAATGTCACCGAACGTGCTTTGGCGGCGCTGAATGCGGGTTGCGATATGGTGTTGTTATGCAATCGCCCGGATCTTGCAGATGAACTTCTGCAAAATTTGAAATGGGATATTTCAGGCCAAAGCTTGGCAAGATTGGCGCGCATGCATGGTCGCCGCGATCTGGATCATGCTGTGGTGCCTGACATGGTAGCGCTACGCGAAAGTGCTGAATTCACTCAAGCGGTGCATGAAGTGGGGCAGGTGGGTTTGTCAGAAGCGGATTTGTTTAAAGCTTGA
- a CDS encoding AAA family ATPase codes for MPNTKYSAITDKIVNATSQIILGKEHQIRLSLACILAKGHLLIEDLPGMGKTTLSHALAQVLGLEFRRVQFTSDLLPADVLGVSVYDRNVASFKFHPGPVFTNVLLADEINRATPKTQSSLLEVMEEGQVTLEGETRKLPQPFFVIATQNPTHHIGTFPLPESQLDRFLMRIELGYPDVRSERALLQNNGGRSNVDKLEACTDGAGLQSLQQTVSEIHLSDALLDYIQAILHFTRTSGRYSAGLSPRAGLALKQCAQAWALMQGRDFALPEDIQAVLPGIAGHRLQAAAGIDKNSIEANSDIGAYLLNAVSIP; via the coding sequence ATGCCTAATACTAAATACAGCGCCATCACCGATAAAATCGTTAACGCCACTAGCCAGATTATCCTCGGCAAAGAGCACCAGATCAGGCTCTCGTTAGCCTGCATTCTGGCTAAAGGCCATCTGCTGATTGAAGATTTGCCTGGCATGGGCAAAACCACGCTTTCTCACGCGTTGGCACAAGTGCTCGGCCTGGAATTCCGTCGCGTGCAATTCACCAGCGATCTTTTGCCTGCCGATGTGCTGGGTGTTTCAGTGTATGACCGCAATGTCGCCAGCTTCAAGTTTCATCCAGGCCCTGTATTTACCAATGTCTTACTGGCAGATGAAATCAACCGCGCCACGCCCAAAACCCAAAGCTCATTGCTGGAAGTCATGGAAGAAGGCCAGGTCACGCTGGAAGGTGAAACGCGCAAACTGCCACAACCCTTTTTCGTGATTGCCACGCAAAATCCTACCCATCACATCGGCACGTTCCCGTTGCCTGAATCACAGCTAGACCGCTTTCTCATGCGCATTGAATTGGGCTATCCAGATGTACGTTCAGAGCGCGCTTTACTGCAAAACAACGGCGGCCGCAGCAATGTAGACAAGTTAGAAGCTTGCACTGATGGGGCGGGCTTACAAAGTTTGCAGCAAACCGTCAGCGAAATACATCTCTCCGATGCTTTGCTGGATTACATTCAAGCCATCCTGCATTTCACCCGCACATCTGGCCGCTATAGCGCAGGCCTTTCACCACGCGCAGGCTTGGCGCTCAAGCAATGCGCCCAAGCCTGGGCATTGATGCAAGGCCGGGATTTTGCGCTACCTGAAGATATACAGGCCGTATTGCCAGGTATTGCTGGGCATCGATTGCAGGCAGCGGCAGGGATTGATAAAAATAGCATTGAGGCTAATAGCGACATAGGCGCTTACCTGTTAAATGCTGTCAGTATCCCTTGA
- a CDS encoding phosphate-starvation-inducible PsiE family protein: MQNKTDIPRELYFINRYAVKAMVWLNGFAHILIGLALAIAVLMFTWLFFVDVREAASAHNLVHGFLNALGTLMLLWSISALITAEIRYLRGSNLEVEAFIEVAMIVILRKLIVMPVEDGVLIPSDVAFWVGAGLMLGIMYFIVRWSNNLKSKADDKDNEQLVSEDTQLHA; encoded by the coding sequence ATGCAGAATAAAACTGATATCCCACGCGAGCTTTACTTCATTAATCGTTACGCCGTGAAAGCCATGGTCTGGCTGAATGGGTTTGCACACATCCTGATTGGCCTGGCGTTAGCGATTGCCGTACTCATGTTTACCTGGCTGTTTTTTGTCGATGTGCGCGAGGCTGCCAGTGCGCATAACCTGGTACATGGCTTTTTAAATGCGCTAGGTACATTGATGCTGCTATGGTCGATCTCTGCCCTAATCACTGCCGAAATCCGCTATCTGCGTGGCAGCAATCTTGAGGTTGAGGCTTTTATTGAAGTGGCCATGATTGTGATTCTGCGCAAACTGATTGTGATGCCAGTAGAAGATGGCGTGCTCATCCCTAGCGATGTAGCATTCTGGGTAGGCGCTGGGCTCATGCTAGGCATCATGTATTTCATCGTGCGCTGGTCGAACAATCTTAAATCCAAGGCTGACGATAAGGATAATGAACAGTTGGTTAGCGAGGATACTCAATTACATGCCTAA
- a CDS encoding ABC transporter permease translates to MSARVTQYWPLAVLLCWLFLVLIAKLLPLQPDHIELTHILGSTSQHAWLGYDDLGRDVFARLLTGAQVSLLVAFFVTAVTFSFGTLLGLIAGFYGGWIDRLLMHITDVFLAFPGILLAIAFAAVLGPGLNNLILALSMTGWVGYARLTRAQGLALRNRQHVQAAISLGASTPRIMFKHMLPLLAAPLLVEATYSIASLIIAEASLSFLGLGIQAPHASWGAMLRDGVRFMLVAPHYVLAVGFSLMSLVLAINVLGDQLRDRLDIKRVTS, encoded by the coding sequence ATGAGCGCTCGGGTAACACAATATTGGCCGTTGGCTGTTCTATTGTGTTGGTTATTTCTTGTTTTGATCGCCAAGCTATTACCGCTGCAGCCAGACCATATTGAGCTTACACACATACTCGGCAGCACCAGTCAGCATGCTTGGCTGGGCTATGACGATTTGGGGCGTGATGTGTTCGCCAGATTGCTTACGGGCGCACAAGTCTCACTTTTAGTCGCATTTTTTGTAACTGCGGTCACCTTTTCATTCGGTACTTTACTCGGTTTGATTGCGGGGTTTTATGGCGGCTGGATAGATCGCCTTTTAATGCATATTACGGATGTATTTCTCGCATTCCCTGGCATATTGCTGGCGATTGCGTTTGCCGCAGTGTTGGGCCCGGGGCTCAATAATTTGATACTGGCGCTGAGTATGACGGGCTGGGTAGGCTATGCCAGATTAACCCGTGCGCAAGGTTTGGCATTACGTAATCGGCAACACGTACAGGCGGCAATTTCTTTAGGTGCTTCAACGCCACGGATTATGTTCAAGCACATGCTGCCGTTACTTGCCGCACCACTTCTTGTGGAAGCGACCTATAGCATTGCCAGCTTGATTATCGCAGAAGCTAGCTTGTCGTTCCTTGGCCTAGGCATACAGGCACCACATGCTTCTTGGGGGGCTATGCTGCGTGATGGCGTCCGTTTTATGTTGGTAGCGCCGCATTATGTGTTGGCGGTAGGCTTTAGCCTGATGTCGCTGGTGTTGGCAATTAACGTACTTGGCGACCAGTTGCGGGATAGATTAGATATAAAGCGTGTCACAAGCTAA
- the tadA gene encoding tRNA adenosine(34) deaminase TadA, whose product MSEILSDIAKLDQQFMKAALELAQLAAEAGEVPVGAIVVKDGEIIGRGSNAPIANHDPSAHAEIIAMRDAANKLGNYRLVGCTLYVTLEPCAMCTGAIQHARIARLVYGASDPKTGACGSVIDLMNEPRLNHHTEVAGGILASECGAILSQFFASRRKKQSQ is encoded by the coding sequence GTGAGTGAAATCCTTTCAGATATAGCAAAACTAGATCAGCAATTCATGAAAGCTGCGCTTGAGCTGGCACAACTTGCCGCTGAAGCTGGAGAAGTGCCAGTAGGCGCGATTGTGGTTAAAGATGGCGAAATCATCGGCCGCGGTAGCAATGCCCCCATCGCTAACCATGATCCCAGTGCACATGCCGAGATTATTGCCATGCGCGATGCCGCAAACAAACTCGGTAACTATCGCTTGGTAGGCTGTACTTTATACGTCACACTTGAACCATGCGCCATGTGCACTGGCGCTATTCAGCACGCGCGGATTGCACGCTTGGTATATGGCGCATCTGACCCAAAAACGGGTGCTTGCGGCAGTGTGATTGACTTGATGAACGAGCCTAGACTTAACCATCACACCGAAGTTGCCGGTGGCATACTGGCATCAGAATGCGGCGCTATATTGAGCCAGTTCTTTGCTAGCCGAAGAAAGAAACAATCCCAGTAA
- a CDS encoding DUF58 domain-containing protein translates to MSSAKGWKKWLRVARGNPAPATLSSRYIYILPTRYGVLFACILLGLLIGSINYALSLGFVVTFLLAGMAVISMLHTWRNLAYLVIDSRKPAPVFATEDAVFEVIAKDSRQRARFSIAAHFDDTIPTYADIVTAGESPIRLLLPTEKRGWLKAERVTLFTEFPLGLFYAWSYVALDARCMVYPKPATHHLPLPASPDQGAAGVLNSSSGDDDFAGHRAYQLGDSPKRVDWKASSREQGLLTKQFQGEAQSTLWLDWVATPGADNEQRISQLTRWVLDAHGLKHTYSLRIPGIEISPNNGEPHYHRCLEALALMDAT, encoded by the coding sequence ATGAGTAGCGCCAAAGGCTGGAAAAAATGGCTGCGAGTCGCCCGTGGCAACCCAGCGCCAGCGACTTTAAGTTCTCGTTATATTTATATCTTGCCTACGCGTTACGGCGTTTTGTTCGCCTGCATCTTGCTGGGCTTGCTGATAGGCTCTATCAACTATGCATTGAGCCTAGGGTTTGTCGTCACTTTCTTACTGGCTGGCATGGCGGTGATCAGCATGCTGCATACCTGGCGCAACTTGGCATACCTGGTGATAGATAGTCGAAAACCTGCGCCTGTGTTTGCAACTGAAGATGCGGTATTTGAAGTGATTGCGAAAGATAGTCGGCAACGCGCACGCTTCAGCATTGCAGCGCATTTTGATGACACCATCCCCACTTATGCAGATATCGTCACGGCTGGTGAAAGCCCAATACGACTACTTTTACCGACTGAAAAACGTGGCTGGCTAAAAGCCGAGCGTGTCACATTATTTACAGAATTCCCACTAGGCCTGTTTTACGCATGGTCTTATGTGGCGCTGGATGCACGCTGCATGGTGTACCCAAAACCAGCGACACATCACCTGCCCCTGCCCGCATCGCCTGACCAGGGCGCAGCGGGCGTGTTGAATTCCAGCAGCGGTGATGATGATTTTGCTGGGCATCGCGCATACCAGCTGGGCGACTCTCCCAAACGCGTGGACTGGAAAGCCTCATCACGCGAACAAGGTTTGCTCACCAAGCAGTTTCAGGGCGAGGCGCAGTCCACTTTATGGCTGGATTGGGTTGCCACACCAGGTGCGGATAATGAGCAGCGCATCAGCCAACTCACGCGCTGGGTGCTTGATGCTCATGGCTTGAAACACACTTATAGCCTCCGTATTCCAGGCATAGAAATCAGCCCGAATAATGGTGAACCGCATTACCACCGCTGCCTGGAAGCACTCGCACTGATGGACGCTACATAA
- a CDS encoding queuosine precursor transporter: MQQARSYRYYDLVMVAFVTVLVCSNLIGPAKISQISLPIVGTLTFGAGVLFFPISFIFGDILTEVYGYAKSRRVIWAGFAGLAFASVMAWMIVALPPAPFWQNQDAYEIAFGSAWRISLASLVAFAAGEFVNSFVLAKMKIWTNGRWLWTRTIGSTIFGEAVDSILFYPLAFYNTGIIPNDKLWLVVVAQFVAKVAVEVVLTPVTYKIVAFLKKAENEDYYDTDTNFNPFNLKS, encoded by the coding sequence ATGCAACAAGCGCGCAGTTATCGGTATTACGATTTAGTGATGGTGGCATTTGTCACCGTATTGGTGTGTTCCAACCTGATTGGGCCAGCCAAGATATCGCAAATTTCATTGCCGATTGTCGGCACGCTCACCTTTGGCGCGGGCGTTCTGTTTTTCCCTATCTCATTCATTTTTGGCGACATTCTTACTGAAGTCTATGGTTATGCAAAATCGCGGCGCGTGATTTGGGCGGGCTTTGCGGGCTTGGCGTTTGCCTCCGTCATGGCGTGGATGATTGTGGCATTACCGCCCGCGCCATTCTGGCAGAACCAGGATGCTTACGAGATTGCCTTTGGCTCTGCATGGCGCATTTCGTTAGCCAGCTTGGTGGCCTTTGCCGCAGGTGAATTCGTCAATTCGTTTGTGCTGGCCAAAATGAAAATCTGGACCAATGGCCGCTGGCTATGGACGCGCACCATAGGCTCCACCATTTTCGGTGAGGCAGTTGATTCCATTTTGTTTTATCCACTGGCTTTTTATAACACTGGTATCATCCCCAACGACAAATTATGGTTGGTAGTCGTGGCACAGTTTGTCGCTAAAGTGGCTGTGGAAGTTGTGTTGACGCCAGTGACTTACAAAATTGTCGCGTTCCTCAAAAAAGCCGAGAACGAGGACTATTACGACACCGATACTAATTTCAATCCTTTTAACCTGAAAAGTTAA
- a CDS encoding L,D-transpeptidase produces the protein MRIQISIKLQTLTLLNLQDEVVATFAVSTAVNGAGEQKNSYQTPRGKHIIRAKIGAGAVPNTVFKGRRPTGEIFTPEFMFANPTRDWILTRILWLSGTEVGKNRLGNVDTMQRYVYIHGSPDSVEMGKPGSHGCIRMRNQDVIALFDLVPVGTSVNITED, from the coding sequence ATGCGCATTCAGATATCTATAAAACTTCAAACACTTACCCTACTAAACCTTCAAGATGAGGTAGTAGCGACGTTTGCAGTTTCAACCGCCGTCAATGGCGCTGGCGAGCAAAAAAACAGCTACCAAACACCACGAGGCAAGCATATTATCCGCGCCAAAATAGGTGCTGGTGCTGTGCCCAATACGGTATTTAAAGGCCGCAGGCCAACGGGCGAAATCTTCACGCCTGAGTTTATGTTTGCTAACCCAACGCGTGACTGGATTTTGACGCGAATTCTGTGGCTATCAGGCACTGAAGTTGGTAAGAATCGGCTGGGCAACGTGGATACCATGCAGCGCTATGTATATATCCACGGTTCGCCGGATAGTGTGGAGATGGGCAAGCCTGGCTCGCATGGTTGCATCCGTATGCGTAACCAAGATGTCATCGCCTTGTTTGATCTGGTGCCTGTTGGCACATCCGTCAATATTACGGAAGACTGA